Proteins from a single region of Rhodovibrio salinarum DSM 9154:
- the rpmD gene encoding 50S ribosomal protein L30 → MATSKKKTVRVTQVRGGNHRKRAQRETLLGLGLTHRGRTRELEDTPAVRGMIAKVAHLVKVEEASS, encoded by the coding sequence ATGGCGACGTCGAAGAAGAAGACCGTTCGGGTCACGCAGGTGCGCGGCGGCAACCACCGCAAGCGTGCCCAGCGCGAGACGCTGCTGGGCCTGGGCCTGACCCATCGCGGGCGCACCCGCGAGCTTGAGGATACACCCGCGGTGCGCGGCATGATTGCCAAGGTCGCGCATCTGGTGAAGGTCGAGGAGGCCAGCAGCTAG
- the rpsE gene encoding 30S ribosomal protein S5: MARDNRQQDRRGEDSELIEKLVHINRVAKVVAGGRRFGFAALVVVGDGKGRVGYGNGKAREVPEAIRKGTDQAKRNMVRVPLREGRTLHHDVKGHFGAGRVTLRAAPPGTGIIAGGPMRAIFEALGVQDVVAKSNGTQNPHNMIKATVDGLTSSYSPRQVAQRRGKKVSDIVGRRDEAHTSGE, from the coding sequence ATGGCACGCGACAACAGGCAGCAAGATCGCCGAGGCGAAGACAGCGAGCTGATCGAAAAGCTCGTACACATCAACCGCGTCGCCAAGGTTGTGGCCGGTGGCCGTCGCTTCGGCTTCGCCGCGCTGGTCGTCGTCGGCGACGGCAAGGGCCGGGTCGGCTACGGCAACGGCAAGGCGCGCGAGGTTCCCGAGGCGATCCGCAAGGGCACCGACCAGGCCAAGCGGAACATGGTCCGCGTGCCGCTGCGCGAGGGCCGGACGCTGCACCACGACGTCAAGGGTCACTTCGGCGCCGGCCGGGTTACGCTGCGTGCGGCGCCTCCAGGCACCGGGATCATCGCCGGCGGCCCGATGCGCGCGATCTTCGAGGCGCTCGGCGTGCAGGACGTGGTCGCCAAGTCAAACGGGACGCAGAACCCGCACAACATGATCAAGGCGACCGTCGACGGCCTGACCAGCAGCTACAGCCCGCGCCAGGTCGCCCAGCGCCGTGGCAAGAAGGTGTCCGACATCGTCGGCCGCCGCGACGAAGCGCATACCAGCGGGGAGTAA
- the rplR gene encoding 50S ribosomal protein L18: MLDARKLRQRRKFRQRLAIRRKGGNRPRLSVFRSNKYIYAQVIDDAAGNTVAFASSMDPELRDKLSSRNDKNAAIEVGKLVAQRASKAGVDKVVFDRSGYAYHGRVQALADAAREGGLTF; the protein is encoded by the coding sequence ATGCTCGACGCACGCAAACTGCGCCAGCGGCGGAAGTTCCGTCAGCGTCTGGCGATCCGGCGCAAGGGCGGCAACCGGCCGCGCCTGTCGGTGTTCCGTTCGAACAAGTACATCTACGCGCAGGTGATCGACGACGCCGCCGGCAACACGGTTGCGTTCGCTTCGTCGATGGACCCGGAATTGCGCGACAAGCTGTCCAGCCGCAACGACAAGAACGCGGCGATCGAGGTCGGCAAGCTGGTCGCGCAGCGCGCCAGCAAGGCCGGCGTCGACAAGGTCGTGTTCGACCGCAGCGGCTACGCCTATCACGGGCGCGTTCAGGCGCTCGCCGACGCCGCGCGTGAAGGCGGCCTTACGTTCTAG
- the rplF gene encoding 50S ribosomal protein L6, translating to MSRVGKNPVAIPSGVEIDVRETEIRVKGQKGELSAPVNDLVRTEQKDGQFTVRPVDEENPKARAMWGTTRAIVANMVTGVTTGFSRELEINGVGFRAQVQGSNLFLQLGFSHDIHYPIPSDLTVECPKPTSIKVSGANKQSVGQFAAEIRAMRPPEPYKGKGIKYVDETILRKEGKKK from the coding sequence ATGTCCCGCGTAGGCAAGAACCCGGTAGCGATCCCCAGCGGCGTCGAGATCGACGTGCGCGAAACGGAGATCCGCGTGAAGGGTCAGAAGGGCGAGCTGTCCGCGCCGGTGAACGACCTTGTGCGCACCGAGCAGAAGGACGGACAGTTCACCGTGCGCCCGGTTGATGAGGAGAATCCGAAAGCCCGCGCCATGTGGGGCACGACGCGCGCGATCGTGGCCAACATGGTGACCGGCGTGACGACCGGCTTCTCCCGCGAACTGGAGATCAACGGCGTGGGGTTCCGCGCCCAGGTCCAGGGCAGCAATCTGTTCCTGCAGCTCGGCTTCAGTCACGACATCCACTACCCGATCCCGTCGGATCTGACGGTGGAATGTCCGAAGCCGACCTCGATCAAGGTGTCCGGCGCGAACAAGCAGAGCGTCGGCCAGTTTGCCGCAGAGATCCGCGCGATGCGTCCACCCGAGCCGTATAAGGGCAAGGGTATCAAGTACGTCGACGAGACGATCCTGCGTAAGGAAGGCAAGAAGAAGTAA
- the rpsH gene encoding 30S ribosomal protein S8 → MALSDPLGDLLTRIRNGQMANKRTISAPGSRLHQNVLEVLQREGFIRGYGVRDVRPGVREVEIELKYNEGEPVIQEISRISRPGRRVYSKIKELPRVYNGLGITILSTPQGVLSDAEARQANVGGEVLCRVF, encoded by the coding sequence ATGGCACTGAGCGATCCCCTCGGGGACCTGCTGACACGGATCCGCAATGGCCAGATGGCCAACAAGCGGACGATCTCGGCGCCCGGCTCGCGGCTGCACCAAAACGTGCTTGAGGTGCTGCAGCGCGAGGGCTTCATCCGCGGCTACGGGGTGCGCGATGTGCGCCCCGGTGTGCGCGAGGTCGAGATCGAGTTGAAGTACAACGAAGGCGAGCCGGTGATCCAGGAGATCAGCCGGATCAGCCGACCCGGGCGGCGCGTCTACTCCAAGATCAAGGAGCTGCCGCGCGTCTACAACGGTCTCGGCATCACCATCCTGTCGACGCCGCAGGGCGTGCTCTCGGACGCCGAGGCCCGCCAGGCGAACGTCGGCGGCGAAGTGCTCTGCCGCGTGTTCTAG
- the rpsN gene encoding 30S ribosomal protein S14: protein MAKKSDFETNKRRRQMADKYAAKRAELKQRGRDMSLSPEERFQAHLDLAKLPRNSSRTRVNNRCEITGRARGYYRKFRVSRIALRELALSGEIPGMVKSSW, encoded by the coding sequence ATGGCTAAGAAGAGCGACTTCGAGACCAACAAGCGCCGGCGGCAGATGGCGGATAAGTACGCCGCGAAGCGCGCCGAGCTGAAGCAGCGCGGGCGCGACATGTCGCTGTCGCCGGAGGAGCGGTTCCAGGCCCACCTGGATCTGGCGAAGCTGCCCCGCAACTCTTCGCGCACGCGCGTCAACAACCGCTGCGAGATCACCGGCCGGGCCCGCGGGTACTACCGCAAGTTCCGGGTGTCGCGTATCGCGCTGCGTGAGCTGGCCCTGTCCGGGGAGATTCCGGGCATGGTCAAGTCCAGCTGGTAA
- the rplE gene encoding 50S ribosomal protein L5, producing the protein MAARLKEHYDTEVRKQLHEQFAYTNPMQVPRLQKIVINMGVGEATQDTKRVQNAVNDLGKLAGQKAVVTRAKKSIAGFRVRENMPLGCKVTLRRDRMYEFLDRLVTIALPRVRDFRGVPPKSFDGRGNFSMGLKEQIVFPEINYDDVDMIRGLDIAICTTATTDEEARALLKAFDMPFQS; encoded by the coding sequence ATGGCGGCCCGACTGAAAGAGCACTACGACACCGAGGTGCGCAAGCAGCTTCACGAGCAGTTTGCGTACACCAACCCGATGCAGGTCCCGCGCCTGCAGAAGATCGTGATCAATATGGGCGTCGGTGAGGCGACCCAGGACACCAAGCGGGTCCAGAACGCGGTCAACGATCTGGGCAAGCTGGCCGGCCAGAAGGCGGTGGTGACCCGCGCGAAGAAGTCGATCGCCGGCTTCCGCGTGCGTGAGAACATGCCGCTTGGCTGCAAGGTCACGCTGCGTCGCGACCGGATGTACGAGTTCCTGGACCGGCTGGTCACGATTGCGCTGCCGCGCGTGCGCGACTTCCGCGGCGTGCCGCCGAAGTCCTTCGACGGCCGCGGGAACTTCTCGATGGGCCTGAAGGAGCAGATCGTCTTCCCTGAGATCAACTACGACGATGTCGACATGATCCGGGGGCTGGACATCGCGATTTGCACCACGGCGACGACCGACGAGGAAGCCCGTGCGCTCCTCAAGGCCTTCGACATGCCGTTCCAGTCCTGA
- the rplX gene encoding 50S ribosomal protein L24 encodes MMANKIKKGDTVVVLSGKDKGKSGEVLRLDPREQRAVVQGVNVVKRHQRQSMQSQGGIEEKEASIHVSNIAVSDPKDGKPTRVGFRTLDDGRKVRVARRSGETIDR; translated from the coding sequence GTGATGGCGAACAAGATCAAGAAGGGCGACACGGTTGTCGTCCTGAGCGGCAAAGACAAGGGCAAGAGCGGCGAGGTCCTGCGTTTGGACCCGCGCGAGCAGCGCGCAGTCGTGCAGGGCGTGAACGTGGTCAAGCGCCACCAGCGCCAGAGCATGCAGTCCCAGGGCGGCATCGAAGAGAAGGAGGCGTCGATCCACGTCTCCAATATCGCGGTGTCCGACCCCAAGGACGGCAAGCCGACCCGCGTCGGCTTCCGCACGCTCGACGACGGCCGCAAGGTGCGCGTGGCGCGGCGCTCCGGCGAGACCATCGACCGCTAA
- the rplN gene encoding 50S ribosomal protein L14 — MIQMQTQLDVADNSGARRVQCIKVLGGSKRKFASVGDVIVVSVKEAIPRGRVKKGDVHKAVVVRTAKEIHRQDGTGIRFDRNAAVLLNRQNEPIGTRIFGPVTRELRARKFMKIISLAPEVL; from the coding sequence ATGATCCAGATGCAAACCCAGCTGGACGTCGCCGACAACTCCGGCGCGCGCCGGGTCCAGTGCATCAAGGTGCTGGGCGGGTCGAAGCGCAAGTTCGCCAGTGTTGGCGACGTGATCGTGGTCTCGGTGAAGGAAGCGATCCCCCGCGGCCGCGTGAAGAAGGGCGATGTCCACAAGGCCGTCGTCGTGCGCACCGCGAAGGAGATTCACCGGCAGGACGGCACCGGCATCCGCTTCGACCGGAACGCCGCCGTGTTGCTGAACCGGCAGAACGAGCCGATCGGCACGCGTATCTTTGGCCCGGTGACCCGCGAGCTGCGTGCGCGCAAGTTCATGAAGATCATCTCGCTCGCCCCCGAGGTGCTGTGA
- the rpsQ gene encoding 30S ribosomal protein S17: MPRRILQGYVVSDKGEKTVQVSVERRVKHPLYKKFIKRSKRYSAHDEANAAKVGDFVRIRECAPHSKTKRWEVVGDEQAAG; this comes from the coding sequence ATGCCGCGGCGAATCCTGCAGGGGTACGTGGTCTCGGACAAGGGCGAGAAGACCGTTCAGGTCAGCGTCGAGCGCCGGGTCAAGCACCCGCTGTACAAGAAGTTTATCAAGCGCTCCAAGCGGTACTCCGCCCACGATGAGGCGAACGCCGCGAAGGTCGGCGACTTCGTCCGGATCCGGGAATGCGCCCCGCATTCCAAGACGAAGCGCTGGGAAGTGGTCGGCGACGAGCAGGCCGCGGGCTAG
- the rpmC gene encoding 50S ribosomal protein L29 — MKAEEGRAKTADQLKEQLLQLRKEQFNLRFQKASGQLENTGRVKEVRRDIARIKTLLTEKNKNLPGKET; from the coding sequence ATGAAGGCCGAAGAAGGGCGCGCCAAGACCGCCGATCAGCTGAAGGAACAGCTGCTCCAGCTGCGTAAGGAGCAGTTTAACCTGCGCTTCCAGAAGGCAAGCGGGCAGCTCGAAAACACCGGGCGGGTCAAGGAAGTGCGCCGCGATATCGCGCGCATCAAGACCCTGCTCACCGAGAAGAACAAGAACCTCCCGGGCAAGGAGACGTAA
- the rplP gene encoding 50S ribosomal protein L16, with protein sequence MLQPNRTKYRKVQKGKSKLRGVAKGGTQLNFGRYGLKATSSARISARQIEAARRSITRHMRRVGKLWIRIFPDVPITDKPAEVRMGKGKGTVEWWCARVRPGRVIFELDGVPQEVAEEAFRLASAKLPVETKFVTRLEG encoded by the coding sequence ATGCTACAGCCGAATCGAACCAAGTACCGCAAGGTTCAGAAAGGCAAATCGAAGCTCCGCGGTGTCGCCAAGGGCGGCACGCAGCTGAACTTCGGCCGGTACGGCCTCAAGGCGACCTCGAGCGCGCGCATCTCCGCGCGGCAGATCGAGGCGGCCCGCCGGTCGATTACCCGCCACATGCGCCGCGTCGGTAAGCTGTGGATCCGGATCTTCCCGGATGTCCCGATCACCGACAAGCCGGCTGAGGTCCGTATGGGCAAGGGCAAGGGCACCGTTGAGTGGTGGTGCGCCCGCGTTCGCCCGGGCCGCGTGATCTTCGAGCTGGACGGCGTGCCGCAGGAGGTCGCCGAGGAGGCGTTCCGCCTGGCGTCGGCCAAGCTGCCGGTGGAGACCAAATTCGTGACGCGCTTGGAGGGCTAA
- the rpsC gene encoding 30S ribosomal protein S3: MGNKINPTGLRLGINRTWDSRWFAARQQYGDLLHEDLRLRRYLKKHLHQAGVSRIIIERPAKKARITIHTARPGVVIGKKGADIERLRQDLQKMTESEVHLNILEVRKPEIEAKLVAENIANQLERRVAFRRAMKRSVQSAMRLGAQGIRITCSGRLGGSEIARTEWYHEGRVPLHTLRADIDYGDATAKTAYGTCGVKVWVFKGEILAHDPHAQDKRQETTGRNQ; the protein is encoded by the coding sequence ATGGGTAACAAAATCAATCCGACCGGCCTGCGGCTCGGTATCAACCGGACCTGGGACTCGCGTTGGTTCGCCGCGCGCCAGCAGTACGGCGATCTGCTGCACGAGGACCTGCGGCTGCGTCGCTACCTGAAGAAGCATCTGCACCAGGCCGGTGTCTCGCGGATCATCATCGAGCGGCCGGCGAAGAAGGCGCGGATCACGATCCACACCGCCCGTCCGGGCGTGGTGATCGGCAAGAAGGGCGCGGATATCGAGCGCCTGCGCCAGGACCTGCAGAAGATGACCGAGAGCGAGGTCCACCTGAACATCCTCGAGGTCCGCAAGCCGGAGATCGAGGCCAAGCTGGTGGCGGAGAACATCGCCAATCAGCTGGAGCGCCGGGTGGCCTTCCGCCGCGCCATGAAGCGGTCGGTGCAGTCGGCCATGCGCCTGGGGGCCCAGGGCATCCGCATCACCTGCTCCGGCCGTCTGGGCGGCAGCGAGATCGCCCGGACCGAGTGGTACCACGAGGGTCGGGTGCCGCTGCACACGCTGCGCGCGGACATCGACTACGGCGACGCCACGGCGAAGACGGCCTATGGCACATGCGGCGTGAAGGTCTGGGTGTTCAAGGGCGAGATCCTGGCCCACGACCCGCACGCACAGGACAAGCGCCAGGAAACCACCGGGCGCAACCAGTAA
- the rplV gene encoding 50S ribosomal protein L22, giving the protein MGKAKSARPVAENEAYAMARSIRTSPRKLNEVCGLIRGRGAETALAELSFCKRKVAEDVRKVLQSAIANAENNHQLDVDRLYVSEASVGKSLVMKRFRPRARGSVGRIDKPFSRLTVVVREREESA; this is encoded by the coding sequence ATGGGTAAGGCAAAAAGCGCCCGCCCCGTCGCTGAGAACGAGGCGTACGCGATGGCGCGCTCAATCCGGACAAGCCCGCGCAAGCTCAACGAGGTGTGCGGTCTGATCCGGGGGCGTGGCGCCGAGACGGCGTTGGCGGAGCTCAGCTTCTGCAAGCGCAAGGTGGCGGAAGACGTTCGCAAGGTCCTCCAGTCGGCGATCGCCAACGCGGAGAACAACCACCAGCTCGACGTCGATCGGCTGTACGTCTCCGAGGCGTCGGTGGGCAAGTCGTTGGTGATGAAACGCTTCCGGCCGCGGGCCCGGGGCAGCGTCGGCCGGATCGACAAGCCGTTCAGCCGCCTGACCGTGGTGGTCCGCGAGCGCGAGGAGAGCGCCTGA
- the rpsS gene encoding 30S ribosomal protein S19: MARSVWKGPFVDGFLLEKAENAREKGRKEIIKTWSRRSTIMPQFVGLTFGVYNGKKFLPVLVTEHMVGHKLGEFAPTRTFTGHAADKKAKRR; this comes from the coding sequence TTGGCGCGCTCGGTTTGGAAAGGTCCGTTCGTCGACGGGTTTCTGCTGGAGAAGGCAGAGAACGCCCGCGAGAAGGGCCGTAAAGAGATCATCAAGACCTGGTCGCGGCGTTCGACCATCATGCCGCAGTTCGTCGGCCTGACCTTCGGTGTCTACAACGGCAAGAAGTTCCTGCCGGTACTGGTCACCGAGCATATGGTTGGCCACAAGCTCGGCGAGTTCGCCCCGACCCGCACGTTCACCGGCCACGCCGCCGACAAGAAGGCGAAGAGGAGATAG
- the rplB gene encoding 50S ribosomal protein L2 produces MALKTYNPRTPTQRQLVTVDRKDLYRGQPVKKLTDGLSKSGGRNNQGRITARRRGGGAKRTYRIVDFKRREKFGVPATVERIEYDPNRTAYIALLTYEDGDQAYILAPQRLKAGDRVIADEKTDVKPGNAMPLKSVPIGSIIHNVEMKAGKGGQIARAAGSYVQLVGRDQGYALLRMGSGEVRMVRGECMATIGAVSNQDHANINKGKAGRNRWLGKRPSVRGVAMNPIDHPHGGGEGRTSGGRHPVNPWGKPTKGAKTRKNKKTDRLIVRRRNKQRS; encoded by the coding sequence ATGGCGCTGAAGACCTATAATCCGCGCACCCCGACGCAGCGCCAGCTGGTCACGGTCGACCGCAAGGACCTGTATCGCGGCCAGCCCGTCAAGAAGCTGACCGACGGTTTGTCCAAGTCCGGCGGCCGTAACAACCAGGGCCGTATCACCGCGCGCCGTCGCGGCGGCGGGGCGAAGCGCACGTACCGGATCGTCGACTTCAAGCGCCGCGAGAAGTTCGGTGTGCCGGCGACGGTCGAGCGCATCGAGTACGATCCGAACCGCACGGCCTACATCGCGCTGCTCACCTACGAGGACGGCGATCAGGCCTACATCCTGGCGCCGCAGCGTCTGAAGGCAGGCGACCGGGTGATTGCGGATGAGAAGACCGACGTGAAGCCCGGCAACGCGATGCCGCTGAAATCGGTGCCGATCGGCTCGATCATCCACAACGTCGAGATGAAGGCCGGCAAGGGGGGCCAGATCGCCCGCGCCGCCGGCTCGTACGTTCAGCTGGTCGGGCGTGATCAGGGGTACGCCCTGCTGCGCATGGGCTCCGGTGAGGTCCGGATGGTGCGCGGTGAGTGCATGGCCACGATCGGCGCGGTGTCCAATCAGGACCACGCCAACATCAACAAGGGCAAGGCCGGCCGCAACCGTTGGCTGGGCAAGCGCCCGAGCGTCCGCGGCGTGGCCATGAACCCGATCGACCACCCACACGGCGGTGGCGAGGGCCGCACCAGCGGTGGCCGCCATCCGGTGAACCCGTGGGGCAAGCCCACGAAGGGTGCGAAGACCCGGAAGAACAAGAAGACCGACCGGCTGATCGTCCGCCGTCGGAATAAGCAGCGCAGCTAA
- a CDS encoding 50S ribosomal protein L23, giving the protein MRREAQAIKGKTRPKPSQERMYTLVKRPVITEKSTLNQEHNQVTFEVPLDATKPEIKAAVESLFSVKVTDVNTLRQKGKVKRFRGIRGRRSDSKKAYVSLAEGHSIDVTTGI; this is encoded by the coding sequence ATGAGGCGCGAAGCCCAGGCGATCAAAGGCAAGACCCGGCCGAAGCCGAGCCAGGAGCGGATGTACACCCTGGTGAAGCGTCCGGTGATCACCGAGAAGTCGACCCTGAACCAGGAACACAACCAGGTCACCTTCGAGGTGCCGCTGGATGCCACCAAGCCGGAGATCAAGGCGGCGGTGGAGAGCTTGTTCTCGGTCAAGGTCACGGACGTGAACACCCTGCGCCAGAAGGGCAAGGTGAAGCGCTTCCGTGGCATCCGGGGCCGTCGGTCGGATTCCAAGAAGGCCTACGTGTCCCTCGCCGAGGGTCACTCCATCGACGTGACGACGGGGATTTAA
- the rplD gene encoding 50S ribosomal protein L4 gives MKCPVTTLDNKQAGEIELSDSVFAQPVRKDILARVVNWQLAKRRVGSASTQTRGEVTTSKTKIYRQKGTGRARHGSRNANIFRGGGVAHGPRPRDFAHDLPKKVRRLGLKTALSAKAAEGKLVVLEQATAESPRTKELQKKLDSMGVANALVIGGAQLDQNFSLAARNIVGIDVLPQVGANVHDILRHDTLVLTKEAVQALEARLT, from the coding sequence ATGAAGTGCCCGGTCACCACGCTGGACAATAAGCAGGCCGGCGAGATCGAGCTGAGCGACAGCGTGTTCGCCCAGCCGGTGCGCAAGGACATCCTGGCGCGCGTGGTCAACTGGCAGCTGGCCAAGCGCCGCGTCGGTAGCGCGTCGACCCAGACCCGGGGCGAGGTCACGACCTCGAAGACCAAGATCTACCGGCAGAAGGGCACCGGCCGCGCCCGTCACGGCTCGCGCAACGCCAACATCTTCCGCGGCGGCGGTGTCGCACACGGCCCGCGTCCGCGCGACTTCGCCCACGACCTGCCGAAGAAGGTGCGTCGTCTGGGACTGAAGACCGCGCTGTCGGCGAAGGCCGCCGAGGGCAAGCTGGTGGTGCTGGAGCAGGCCACGGCGGAAAGCCCGCGCACAAAGGAGCTGCAGAAGAAGCTCGATTCGATGGGGGTTGCGAACGCCCTGGTGATCGGCGGCGCGCAGCTCGATCAGAACTTCTCGCTGGCCGCGCGCAACATCGTCGGAATCGACGTGCTGCCGCAGGTCGGTGCGAATGTCCACGACATCCTGCGGCACGATACGCTCGTGCTGACCAAGGAAGCCGTCCAGGCGCTGGAGGCGCGACTGACATGA
- the rplC gene encoding 50S ribosomal protein L3 codes for MRTGVLAKKVGMTRVFTEAGRHVPVTVLQVDNCQVTAVRTQDKDGYTAVQLGAGKAKAKNVSKAQRGHFGKAKVPPKQKLGEFRVSEDALLQPGQELSATHFVPGQYVDASGITIGRGFAGVMKRHNFAGLRATHGVSAVHRSQGSTGQMQDPGKVFKGKKMHGHMGQRKVTTQSLQVVSVDGERNLILVRGNIPGADGSWVRVADAIKRTLPENVPFPAGLRGTAESEVSAEQDPLAETAEELEGDQGATVGDESGAEAGGEEKKDE; via the coding sequence ATGCGTACCGGCGTACTCGCCAAGAAGGTCGGCATGACCCGCGTGTTCACCGAAGCCGGCCGGCACGTGCCGGTGACGGTGCTGCAGGTGGACAATTGCCAGGTCACCGCGGTCCGGACCCAGGACAAGGACGGCTACACCGCCGTGCAGCTGGGTGCGGGCAAGGCCAAGGCCAAGAATGTAAGCAAGGCGCAGCGCGGTCACTTCGGTAAGGCCAAGGTGCCGCCGAAGCAGAAGCTGGGCGAATTCCGGGTCAGCGAGGATGCGCTGCTCCAGCCCGGTCAGGAGCTGTCCGCGACGCACTTCGTGCCCGGCCAGTACGTGGATGCCTCGGGCATCACGATCGGTCGTGGTTTCGCCGGCGTCATGAAGCGCCATAACTTCGCCGGTCTGCGCGCCACCCACGGCGTGTCGGCTGTGCACCGCTCGCAGGGCTCGACGGGTCAGATGCAGGACCCGGGTAAGGTCTTCAAGGGCAAGAAGATGCACGGCCACATGGGCCAGCGGAAGGTCACCACGCAGAGCCTGCAGGTCGTCTCCGTCGATGGTGAGCGCAACCTGATCCTGGTACGCGGCAACATCCCCGGCGCCGATGGCTCCTGGGTGCGGGTGGCCGATGCGATCAAGCGCACGCTGCCCGAGAACGTGCCGTTCCCGGCTGGGCTGCGCGGCACGGCCGAGTCCGAGGTCAGCGCCGAGCAGGATCCGCTCGCCGAGACGGCCGAGGAGCTCGAGGGCGATCAGGGCGCCACGGTCGGCGACGAGAGCGGCGCCGAGGCCGGTGGTGAAGAGAAGAAGGACGAATAG
- the rpsJ gene encoding 30S ribosomal protein S10, protein MESQNIRIRLKAFEHRVLDQSTSEIVNTAKRTGARVRGPIPLPTHIDKYTVLRGPHIDKKSREQFEVRTHKRLLDIVDPTPQTVDALMKLDLAAGVDVEIKLKG, encoded by the coding sequence ATGGAAAGCCAGAATATCCGTATCCGCTTGAAGGCCTTCGAGCACCGGGTCCTCGACCAGTCGACCTCGGAGATCGTGAACACGGCCAAGCGGACCGGCGCGCGGGTGCGGGGCCCGATCCCGCTGCCGACGCACATCGACAAGTACACGGTGCTGCGCGGCCCGCACATCGATAAGAAGAGCCGCGAGCAGTTCGAGGTGCGGACGCACAAGCGTCTCTTGGACATCGTCGACCCGACGCCGCAGACAGTGGACGCGCTGATGAAGCTGGACCTGGCCGCGGGCGTCGACGTCGAGATCAAGCTGAAGGGGTAA
- the tuf gene encoding elongation factor Tu, with protein sequence MAKQKFERDKPHCNIGTIGHVDHGKTTLTAAITKVLAEQGGSQYLAYDAIDKAPEEKQRGITISTAHVEYQTPHRHYAHVDCPGHADYVKNMITGAAQMDGAVLVVSAADGPMPQTREHILLARQVGVPAIVVYLNKCDQVDDEELLELVELEVRELLNNYDFPGDDIPVIKGSALAAIEGTDQKLGADSIMELVDAIDNYIPQPERAADRPFLMPIEDVFSISGRGTVVTGRVEQGVIKTGEEVEIVGIKKTRKTVVTGVEMFRKLLDSGQAGDNIGALLRGVARDDVERGQVLAKPGTITPHTKFTAEAYILNKDEGGRHTPFFTNYRPQFYFRTTDVTGVVTLPEGTEMVMPGDNVTMDVELIHPIAMDEGLRFAIREGGRTVGAGVVSKIIE encoded by the coding sequence ATGGCGAAGCAAAAGTTCGAGCGCGACAAGCCGCACTGCAACATCGGTACGATCGGGCACGTTGACCACGGGAAGACGACGTTGACGGCGGCGATCACGAAGGTATTGGCGGAGCAGGGCGGTTCGCAGTACCTGGCGTACGACGCGATCGACAAGGCGCCGGAAGAGAAGCAGCGCGGGATCACGATTTCGACGGCGCACGTGGAGTACCAGACGCCGCACCGTCACTATGCGCACGTGGACTGCCCGGGTCACGCGGACTACGTGAAGAACATGATCACGGGCGCGGCGCAGATGGACGGCGCGGTGCTGGTGGTTTCGGCGGCGGACGGTCCGATGCCGCAGACGCGCGAGCACATTCTGCTGGCGCGTCAGGTCGGCGTTCCGGCGATCGTGGTGTACCTGAACAAGTGCGATCAGGTGGACGACGAGGAGCTGCTGGAGCTGGTCGAGCTGGAAGTTCGCGAGCTGCTGAACAACTACGATTTCCCGGGCGACGACATTCCGGTGATCAAGGGGTCCGCGCTGGCGGCGATCGAGGGCACCGACCAGAAGCTGGGTGCGGACAGCATCATGGAGCTGGTCGACGCGATCGATAACTACATTCCGCAGCCGGAGCGCGCGGCGGACCGTCCGTTCCTGATGCCGATCGAGGACGTGTTCTCGATTTCGGGTCGCGGCACGGTGGTGACGGGCCGCGTGGAGCAGGGCGTGATCAAGACCGGCGAAGAGGTTGAGATCGTCGGGATCAAGAAGACGCGCAAGACGGTTGTGACGGGCGTGGAGATGTTCCGCAAGCTGCTGGACAGCGGCCAGGCGGGTGACAACATCGGTGCGCTGCTGCGCGGTGTTGCGCGTGACGACGTGGAGCGCGGTCAGGTTCTGGCGAAGCCGGGGACGATCACGCCGCACACGAAGTTCACGGCGGAAGCCTACATTCTGAACAAGGATGAGGGCGGTCGTCACACGCCGTTCTTCACGAACTACCGTCCGCAGTTCTACTTCCGGACGACGGACGTGACGGGCGTGGTGACGCTGCCGGAAGGCACGGAGATGGTGATGCCGGGCGACAACGTGACGATGGACGTGGAGCTGATCCACCCGATCGCCATGGACGAGGGCCTGCGCTTCGCCATCCGCGAAGGCGGCCGCACCGTCGGCGCCGGCGTCGTGTCCAAGATCATCGAATAA